The Paenibacillus mucilaginosus 3016 genome includes the window TGAAAAAGCAATCCGAACCCGCTGAAGAAGTGCTCGAATATCTCGTCTCCCTGAAGGAGACCTGGATTCAGGCCAGCCGCGCGGCAGCGGGCGGTCAAGCTGTCGGAGCGACCCATGCGTGAGCATATTGAGGCGCTGGAGACGCTGACGGCCGGGATGGCTTCCCGTCTTCCGGAGGCGGAGTACGAAGAGCTCGAGCAGTTTGTGCGTGAGCGGGAGGAGATTATCCTCTCGATCCGCCGCGGGCTTCAGACGAACCCCGAGGCGGCCTCGCTCTATGCGGAGCGTGTGCAGCAGGTGCTGCGGCAGGATGAGGCCATCATGGAATGCATGGAGGCCCTGCGCAGCGAGGCGGCCGGGCAGCTGCAGAAGGTCGATACAGCCAGGACGCAGCGGGGCGCTTATGACAAGGCTTATACACCGGACAGCCTCTTTTTTGATAAGCGAAAATAGATATGGTCGGCTCCTTGCCTGGGCAAGGGGCTTTTTTACTGTGAACAAGTGCCTGTGGACAATGTGGATAACTCTGTTGATAACTTTGCAGAAAATGTCGGAAAACCGCATGAAATCAGGCTTTTTCTCTGTGAATAGAAAGTTAAGGAAATGTTAATACTCGAATTTTCTAAATATTTGGCCAACATGAAGAAGTTTCATTGACAGGGGAGTAAAGGGGATGATATATTCGAAATGCAGTAGGGAAATGTTAGCAGTTATTTGATAACGAAGGGAATGTTTTGCATGCAAGGTAAAGTAAAATGGTTTAACGCAGAAAAAGGCTATGGCTTCATCGAGCGCGAAGACGGCGGCGACGTATTCGTACACTTCTCCGCGATTCAAACAGAAGGCTTCAAGACTTTGGAAGAAGGCCAGTCTGTTGAATTCGACATCGTAGAAGGCGCTCGCGGTCCTCAAGCGGCTAACGTAATCAAGCTGTAATCATCCGGCCGCTTGGCCGCTGAATAGATGGTTATCATTGATATGAATTAGCAGCAAAAGGCACCCCCGGTACTCCGGCGGTGTCTTTTTTGTATGCGTTTTTATGAGCTTTGGCGACTGGAGAGAATTTGTAAAGAATGTTGGCGAATTGTGAAGGATTTTTGAACGTACGGGGGGAATATAGTATACTGTAAGGACGAAAGGAGGAGTAATACATGAAATTCAACATTCGCGGTGTCAACATTGA containing:
- a CDS encoding flagellar protein FliT, translated to MREHIEALETLTAGMASRLPEAEYEELEQFVREREEIILSIRRGLQTNPEAASLYAERVQQVLRQDEAIMECMEALRSEAAGQLQKVDTARTQRGAYDKAYTPDSLFFDKRK
- a CDS encoding cold shock domain-containing protein, coding for MQGKVKWFNAEKGYGFIEREDGGDVFVHFSAIQTEGFKTLEEGQSVEFDIVEGARGPQAANVIKL